The sequence tggacacttTGGGCAAAACAAGATGCGAGCTCTTATGGAAgggcggtattactggccgcaattagtacgtgatgtgggaaaagtcaTACAACGTTATTATGTTTTTTAGACCTCAaaagggcaatctcagaatacgggcctctacaccccgttacctgtgcctgacggtctttgagtggatttatcaatggacttcaagcttggtctcccacgaacacaatgcagcatagattcggtgttcgtgatggtagatcgtttctccaagataacGCACTTTAtctcatgcaagaagaccctcgatgcaacacatgtggcaaatttattcttcagggaggtcatacggctacacggggtccctaagaccattacttctgattgtgacacgaagtttattagctacttttggcggactttgtggactcgatttgatacacgacttcaattcagcagtgcttaccacccacagacagatgggtAGATCGAAGTTGTGAATCATACgttaggaaacctccttcgctgtatttcaggagaaaaaccaaagcagtgggatttggtcttatctcaagcagagtttgcattcaacaacatggtgaaccgctcaacaaGGAAATCACCGTTCcaaattatctacggacgagtgtctcgccacacacttgacttggacCCTCTGTCTAAgcacccaggcatgagcattacagcagaatatatggcagacaagatcataggcatccatgcggaagtgcagaccaagctacatgcctcgaatgagaagTACAAAGAACAAGTGGATAAGCACcgacgacaaaaagtgttcaaggtgggcgactgcgttatggtccatctacgcaaagaAAGATTTTCGACCGAGACatacaataagttgaaaaataagaagattggacccgtcccaatcattcgaaagagcaatgacaatgcttatgttgttgatcttccagatggcatggcgatctcacggactttcaacgtcgcggacctgaccgagtatcatgaactagagtaagatgagaactcgaggatgagttcttttgaagtggaggggactgatgtagagcgggtcgcggatagtttcatggctaagatggattagaaaaggcccggtcgacgacagaagtgatccagaccgtcgaaccttagatcgggcgtatctcacaatctggaatgagttatcgggtgtaaaatatatgattttggggtagaacgggctactttagtcaaccaacccagctatgccgggttacgcaaGCCAAATTTACGAAATaaccctggatcgacggtcgtttccctgttttaatttcgtttttactataaatagtaagttttagtttgattataactcttcatccatcgggctttaggagttgcgtccaatgtaaaaagagcttagaataattaggagaacggtttggtgaagccaaataggacacttactatttttggccgtaaaccttgcgcactagtagacatcacgaccgtctataaatagtaagtttactatttatagtaagtcgcgaattttaggagttttagttgtagtttgcttctgatttctctctaattgcttgatatccctatttaaagggttgtgaactcgtttattgaAATTCATTAAACCAATTTCTAATTTATTAGaagttttttctattttctgctttctttcctcgtggattcaagaaatctctgtgaggagtccagagaagctccgtagattcggagtagttatcctcttgaggaagacggtgatcgacctcatcacgttcatccctgcatcatcattttagggcatgattccaaaaacgaGGCACAtctaaatcttaaatggaccacctcaaaggaaaacagtgttgattgagcatccatcattaaaaacttcctaggccccaccaataatgtttatttgccatctaacttgttgataaggtcacacaaatcatcaaggtgggtctcacagtgAAAGTAATACCGACTACATGAGATGATCCAAATCACGTCCTAATAAGGTAATACATAAAATTAGGAAGTGATTCTAAAAAATACGCTGAACCAAATCttggatggaccatgccacaggaaacaatgtgattggATGCCCACCAATAAAAAGTACATAGGGCACACTAGGGcttatagtaatgtttatttgtcaaccaacctatgataaggtcaaacagtctcacaaaaagggaaaatatgaagatcttgatccaaaacttttatgtcctataatatgtttttaatggtcaatcaccacaatTTTCACTAACATAGTCCaactaagatttgaatctgcttaacttttggatcaagtactaaatgagatttttaaaaatgaatggacaataaaGATACACAAcaaattcatcaagtgggccccatacagtcAGGGTAACACCCAATGACGTGTTACCTAGGTAAAACCGGATCGGCTCTCTTGATGTAGTTAGGGGTGTCAATAGGCCAAGTTTAGGCTTCATAAATCAAAATCTTGAATGGCCATTGAGCCAGTCCGAAATAATTCAAAACTTGGACCAAGATCTACCCAAgctcagcccattgacagccctacatgtAGTTATAGGGTTGTCAACCGCCGGCCCTAGGTTGGTCTTGGCCCGAATTTTGAATGGTTTCGTAGGGCTGCACACAGAACTAGTAGAACCGGTAAACCGGACTGGAATTGAACAGATCGCATGGTTTGGTCCGATTCTGAAGTGCACCGGTTTCAGTTCTAACTCTGAAAATCAAAGAACTGGTTAGTTCAGTTCAATTCTCGATTTGAGATTATGCAAAATCAAACTGAACCATGAACCATACCATAGAACTAAACCTTTGAACTGAACTTAAAACCGGACCCATTGgctaataaatatttaaattttatttttttaacataaaaaaacctaaaccattcatcaaatggatgacAACACAAACAGACATGGACAAAATCATTTTGAAAACACAGAGAGGTCATAAAAATAAACCATGACAAGATCACTcgatgtgaaaattttcaatagagGAGCTTGGGctgggattatatatatatatataatgcaattgggctggattataaaaatatatattatgcaATTAGActggattataaaaataaatcatgcaATTGGGCTGGGTTATAAAAAGCTAATAACTATAAAACCAAATTGTTTTTTACTGTCCTGTCCCAATTCGGTTCCAGGTTCCCACGATTTTGGTTATAGTTTTCTTGGAGCCGTTGAAAACGGTTCCACTccgagaaccgaaccaaaccgtaTGCACCCTTACAGCACTCAAAATTAGAATTTTGGCAACCGGAGTCCAGCCCATTGACACAGGGAGATATTTGGGGAAAATGCTATTCTAAAATAGCGTGATTCCTAAACACGCACTAAAAATTGTGCATGTCTAGATCATGTAAATAAAACAATAAACCATCGAAATAATGGACCATTGTAGATtgatcaaaaattaaaatttacacTCTAAGTAGAACCCTTATAGGCATTTTGGCAgatatcaaatggacggttaaacaCACGAAAGCGTCAAAGGTCTAAATTCGACAAATAAATTTTCATATtcagatttttttaattaattatatcATTTGGAAATGACATATCTAAAATGGGTTCCGCTATTTGAACGGTTGATTTTACTTACCTATTTTCTATGCATACCGATTATAAGTGCATGCTTATGAAGTATCATAGTCTGCTAGATTATCAAATAACATCCCTTGAtcttgagaaatttacgactgtacaacacatttatggcccatttacgagacaaagcccacctcattttaccttacaagaataagccccagctgtacggacgccttcccaaaggtcgaaaatgcccctgctttttccatCAAGCGGGAAGACGAGTGCTGACGTTCCtccaactccgagttgtacgaacggttcaaaagagatcaacgttacatggccccacaattatgtatttattatatccacaacctccatccatatttcgagatcatttcggagcattatccaaaaaaaaaaaagatcatatccaaagatcaactggaccacaccacaaagagtagcAGGAAAATTgcttttcaccgttaaaaattatgtagggcccaccataacaattattttccatccaatctattcatatggccccacaattatgtatttattatatccacaacgttcattcatatttcgagatcatttcggagcattatccaaaaaaaaaaaaaaaagatcatatccaaagatcaactggaccacaacacaaagaGTAGCAAGAAAATTgcttttcaccgttaaaaattttgtagggcccaccataacatttattttccatccaatctattcataaggtcacagagaaccggatgaagaggaaaaacaaatttcataatgatctaaaactactgtaacccctaaaagggtttcaatggtagacgttcaactcccCGCTGCTttttcaagtgtggtccacttgatagttagatctgtcttattttccgttttaagccttaatatgagcgCGCCAAGTAGATGAACGGTTTGCATATAACATAGACCTCTTGATGGGACCCAACGAGTAACAAAGATTCTgcgtttaaattttatttttatttttaaaagaacagATTTTCGTATTTGATACAAAGAgatttggctacggattataaccatagccataccTACCAAAATCCGTAGCTAACGAGGCCAATCCAGGGTGGGCTCGCCGAACTAGTGGCCCCCGCGCCAGTCGGTGACCTATCTAGCGGGGCCGCGCCGATCTGGTCGGGCCACGCCCATCTGGCATCCCCTATAGATACGGATTATTACCATGGCCATAGACAGACTGCCATGACAACAgcctatgcaaatttttttattttattttattttttacatggagaactttattctacctacaattttcttaaacacatatttatataaatatgtatgtataagcatataaaaaaaaaaaaattcctctccttttttcatttctttctttattcatttaaaaagtatatcttctaaaccaaaattagttactcgaTGAACTCTCTATGTTtatggggtaggagaagctactttagccaaccaacttggttaTTTACCAGAACTCTATATGATtatggggtaggagaagctactttagccaaccatctTGGTTATTTACCAGAACTCTATATGATtatggggtaggagaagctactttagccaaccaacctggttatttaccaagattccatcaggtcgatgaccgtgaaatgcatggaaatgaccatgaagggaattgaccgtgaaatgcatggaaataaccatgaatcaacacggaaatgccgggaatgaccgtgaaatgcatggaaatgatggtgaagtgaagcgaattgaccgtgaaatgcgtggaaatgaccgtgaagtgaagggaattgaccgtaaaatgcatggaaatgaccgtgaatcaacacggaattgccggaaatgaccgtgaaatgcatggaaatgaccgtgaagtgaagcgaattgaccgtgaaatgcgtggaaatgaccgtaaagtgaaggaaattgaccgtgaaatgcatggaaatgaccgtaaatcaacacggaatcgctgggaatgaccataaaatgaatggaaatgaccgtgaatcaacacggaatcgctgggaatgaccatgaaatgcatggaaatgacagtaaagtgaagcgaattgactgtgaaatgcatggaaatgattgtgaagtgaagcgaattgaccgtgaaatgcatggaaatgatcgtgaatcaacacggaatcgcagggaatgaccgtgaaatgcatggaaatgaccgtgaagtgaaggaaattgaccgcgaaatgcatggaaatgaccgtgaagtgaagggaattgaccgtgaaatgcatggaaatgaccgtgaatcaacatagaatcgctgggaatgaccgtgaaatgcatggaaatgaccgtgaatcaacatgaaatcgctgggaatgaccgtgaaatgcatggaaatgaccgtgaagtgaagtgaattgaccgtgaaatgcgtggaaatgatcgtgaagtgaagggaattgaccgtgaaatgtatggaaatgactgtgaatcaacacggaatcgccgagaatgaccatgaaatgcatggaaatgacggtgaagtgaagcaaatttaccgtaaaatgcatggaaatgacggtgacgTGAAGtgaatttaccgtgaaatgcatggaaatgaccgtgaagtgaagggaattgatcgtgaaatgcatggaaatgaccatgaagtgaagcgaattgaccatgaaatgcatggaaatgatcgtgaagtgaagggaattgactgtgaaatgcatggaaatgaccgtgaatcaacaaggaATAGTCGggaatgattgtgaaatgcatgaaaatgaccgtgaagtgaagcgaattgaccgtgaaatgcatgaaaatgaccgtgaagtgaagggaattgaccgtgaaatgcatggaaatgaccgcgaatcaacacggaatcaccaggaatgaccatgaaatgcatggaaatgaccgtgaagtgaaacgaattgaccgtgaaatgtgtggaaatgaccgtgaagtgaagagaattgaccatgaatcaacacggaatctccgggaatgaccatgaaatgcatggaaatgaccgtgaagtgaagcgaattgactgtaacatgcatggaaatgaccgtgaagtgaagggaattgaccatgaaatgcatagaaatgaccgtgaatcaacacggaatcgccgagaataatcgtgaaatgcatgaaaatgatcgtgaagtgaagcaaattgaccgaaaatgcatggaaatgaccatgaatcaaaacggaatcgccgggattgaccataaaatgcatggaaatgatggtgaagtgaagtgaattgaccgtgaaatgcgtgaaaatgaccgtgaagtgaagggaattgaccgtgaaatgcatgaaaatgaccgtgaatcaacacgaaatcgtcgagattgaccgtgaaatgcatcgaaatgaccgtgaagtgaagtgaattgatcgtgaaatgcatggaaatgaccatgaagtgaagggaaatgaccgtgaaatgcatggaaatgaccgtgaatcaacacggaatcgccggtattgaccgtgaaatgcatggaaatgttgACAGAATACATCCACGATCATTCCCGCCTTTTTCgcgttgattcatggtcatttcgacacatttcacggtcataccccttcacttcacggtcatttctgtgcATTTTCCGCTCCAATCGCTGCACTTCActctcatttccatgcatatcacagtcattcccaccgattctatgttgattcacggtcatttcggcgcatttcacgatcatgccccttcacttcacggtcatttccgcgcatttcacggtccattcgccaAAATTCAtgctcattttcatgcatatctcAGTCATTTCCATCGATTCCGTGTTAatttacggtcatttcggcacatttcacagtcatgccccttcacttcacggtcatttacgtGGATTTTAAGGTCCAattgcctcacttcacggtcattttcatgcataccacggtcattcccgcctattccgtgttgattcacggcatttcgacgcatttcacggtcatgccccttcacttcactgtcatttctgcgcatttcacggtccaatcgctgcacttcacggtcagttccatgcataccacggtcattcccgcctattctgtgttgcttcacagtcatttcgacgcatttcacggtcatgccccttcacttcactgtcatttcggcgcatttcacggtccaatcgctgcaCTTCATGCTcgtttccatgcatatcacggtcattcccgccaattccatgttgattcacggtcatttcggcgcatttcacggtcatgccccttcactttatggtcatttacgtgcatttcaaggtccaatcacctcacttcatggtcatttccatgcataccacggtcattcctgcctatttcgggttgattcacggtcatttcgacgcatttgacagtcatgccccttcacttcacggtcatttttgcacatttcacgatccaatcgctgcacttcattgtcaattccatgcataccacggtcattcccgcctattccgtgttgattcacggtcattttgacgcATTTCACGTCATGCCCattcacttaacggtcatttccacgcatttcatggtccaatcgctgcacttcacagtcatttccatgcataccacggtcattcccgcttaTTTCTGTgttaattcatggtcattttgacccatttcacagtcatgccccttcacttcacggtcattttcacgcatttcacaatccattcgcctcacttcatgctcattttcatgcatatcatggtcattcccgccgattccgtgttgattcacggtcattttggcgcatttcacggtcatgccccttcacttcacagtcattttcgcgcatttcatggTCTATTTGCCAAGATTCatgctcatttccatgcatatcacggtcattcccaacgattccgtgttgattcacgatcatttcagcacatttcacggtcatgccccttcacttcacggtcatttacgcGCATTTAaaggtccaatcgcctcacttcacactcatttccatgcataccacggtcattcccgcctatttcatgtgatttacggtcatttcgacgcatttcacggtcatgtcccttcactttacggtcatttccgcgcatttcacggtccaatcgttgcacttcacagtcatttccatgcatatcacagtcattcctacctattctgtgttgattcacggtcaattcccttcacttcacgatcattttcgcgcatttcacggtcaattcgcttcacttcacagtcatttccatgcatatcacggtcattcctggcaattccgtgttgattcacaatcatttccatgcatttcacggccaattcccttcacttcacggtcatttctacgcatttcacggtcattttgcttcacttcacggctatttccatgcatttcacagtcattctcggtgattccgtgttgattcacggtcatttccacgcattttacagtcaattcccttcacttcacagtcatttccatgcatttcatggtcaattcgcttcacttcacagtcatttccatgcatttcatggtcattcccggcgattccgtgttgattcacggtcatttccatgcatttcacggtcaattcccttcacttcacggtcatttccatgcatttcacggtcaattcgcttcacttcacggtcatttccatgcatttcacggtaattcctagcgatttcgtgttgattcacgattatttccatgcatttcacggtcaattcccttcattatttccatgcatttcacgatcaattcccttcacttcacagtcatttccatgcatttcacggtaaattcgcttcactgcacggtcatttccatgcatttcacggtcaatttccttcacttcacggtcattttcatgcatttcacggttaagtcacttcacttcacggtcatttccatgcatttcacagtcattcccggcgattccgtgttgattcacgatcatttccatacatttcacggtcaattcccttcacttcacggtcatttccacgcagttcatggtcaatttgttgcaattcacggtcatttctatgcatttcacggtcaatcctggcgattccgtttggattcacggtcatttccatgcatttcacggtcaattcccttcacttcacgatcatttccacgcatttcacggtcaattcgcttcacttcacggtcattcccggtgattccgtgttgattcatggtcatttctgtgAATAAAggaaaatgaagggaattgaccgtgaagtgaagggaattgactatgaaatgcatggaattgaccgtgaagtgacggggaatcaccgggattgactgtgaaatgcatggaattgatcacgaagtaaatgaaattgaccacgaaatgattgaaattgaccgcgaagtgaataaaatggatttttgaccatcgacctgatggaatcttggaaaataaccaagttggttggctaaagtagcttctcctgccccaaaatcatatagggtacatcaactaactaattttggtttagaagatattgttgttaaatgaataaagaaagaaatgaaaaaaggagagaaattttttttatatatgcttatatatacatatttatataaacatgtgttagagaaaattgtaggtagaaaaaagttctccatgtaaaaaaaatttaaaattaaaataaataaattaaaatgcaTAAACTATTGTCACGATGGTCGGTTGATGGTTAtaattataatccgtagccatagggactGCTAAATGGGCGTGGCCCCGCCGGACAGGCTAGCAATAGGCGCAGGAGCCGCTAGTTCGGCGAGCCCACCCCGGACCGccctctatggctacagattatggtatttatggctatggttataatccgtagccatatgttTGACCGTAGGTTCCAACATTACCATTCTGCATTGAATATATACCGTTGAAATCCTTtctgggtaacagaagttttggatcattatgaaatatgtttttcctcttcatccaggtctctgtgaccttacgaatacattggatggaaaataaatattatggtgggccatacaaaagtttcaacggtgaaaatcaattttccattgttccttgtggtgtggtccagttgatctttggatatgatttttttttattttttttttataatgctccgaaatgatctctaaGTATGGATGACCGTTGTggttataataaatacataactgtggggccatgtaactttgatatcttttgaaccgtttgtacaactcggagatcgatgagcgtcagcgctcgtcttcgagcaccagccgatccgcttgaaggaaaaaggaGGGGCACttttgacctttggcaagtcgtccgtacagatGGGGCTTATTCTAAAATGAGGTGGTCTTCAACGGAAAAATgtgccataaatgggtcgtacagtggtaaatttctccttGATCTTTTCGGGAGCGGCTTTGGTAAATCCTCTAAAAAAATCCTCGgattcaccaaggtgggtggatcctgaccatagggctcaccttgattcaTGTGCCTTAAatatactccgtccatctgttttgaaagatcatttaggTAATTATTGCAAAAAATAATCAGATCCaatcttatatggaccacaccacactaaAATTTAGTTATTAAatactaaccattaaaaacatctagGCAGAAAAacaaatgtttatttccatccaacctgttgtaaGAACAAGAAGAGAtcgatgaagggaccacacaaatattagatagattcaaaactttagtcgcccacaataaatttttaatggttgatcaccattatttcctgtggcaGGGTCAatagatatttggatctgcttcattttttgtatgatTCCGTATAATGACTTTTctgaaacgtatggacggcgtggatgtaattaACATATATTAATATGGTCCCCTACAGTAAgagatccacccacctcggtggatccgagatccaccgaagccgcgcccggtcttcttttctttctcgtGCGCGCGGGGCCCTTTCAACCTTATCCGCGGGACCCACTTTTTCTACTCTGCTGTCGCGAAAAGACTGATATTTTGGCAGTGAGATAGCTAGTAGGCATGCTTTCATATGTTGTACACGTGGACTATATCCCTCAAATCACACCGTTGAAATCGTAAGATccacatcagatggttcaaagtTTATAAAATTTAGACTGAAACAATGCCATAAGTGGCCTATTTTCGAGCTATCACCTGACGGTTTAAATGTAAGTTCAACGGTCCAAGATCAACAAAAAATCTCCATTAATCTCAAGCGTATGCTTATTTAATCAATCAAATATTATGGATTATATAAATTGGTTTCATAAATCGATCTGTACAAATTGAGTGAATCTTATGCTACGTGCACATTTTCTTTAGTCCATGCGTATTAAGTAGTATACTCTTCCAGAGTACCAAATCACTCGTGGATAagcctctctctcctccttcaaaattaacaaacaaaagaagaaaacgaaaaaagaaaaaacccaactctctctccctctctctctctcatcaaaaTCAAGTAAAACCATCATTCAAAtctcaaatccactccattcaaatGCTTTTATTCCCAATTCTCTGCAACCCATCTTCATAAAATTCATCCTCTGTTTGTTCTTCTATCTGTTTCTTGAAGAAAAATCTCATTTGGGTTTTTGAAATGGCAGTTTCAGCTGCGAATTCCCATCTTCTCTACAGAGAATTCCATAACAGAGACCAACCACAGCCTTTCAACTCTCTCTGCAATTCGATATCGGTTTACGGGGCTTCGGGAATCTCTTCGTCTCTCGGAAGCGATAGCAGAAAGAGTGAGAGAAGAGTACCAAGAAGACCAAGAAGATCTGAGCCGTTGAAAGCGGGTGCATTCTGGCAAGGTGTGTCGAGGCCCACATCGATCGAACTGGAAGCAATCACGAGCGTCGAGCAGTTCGATCAGATCCTTTCTACGGCGAAGGAGATTTCGCAGCCGATTATCATTGACTGGTCTGttttttctgtttatttttatttttcatttcttcttgTTGGGGCAGCATTCtacacaggtgggccccaccttttaatGATCAAGACTGTTTGCTTGGTGGGCTTCACTCTTGATAGGTCTGAAATGCCCAATCACAGAATACTCGTCGTCTGATGATTGGTATGCAAATGTACGGAACCAAAGAAAACGTAGAAGGATCATGGATTCAGGTAGCTCactaccattttttaaatggtggtgactcatcatcCTCACGTGGAGCCCATTtgcagctatccagaccatccgaaTTGTGgggcacatgatggatggtacacATGTCTACAGTCGAACTGATAAATCAAtcgtaaccatccaattggtggctatcaaatcgatgggaaaaagaaaaaacagtgaTTGGTCCAAATTTCAAGGTAACATGCAGATGGTCGCCAATATCATTTTATCAGTGTAATTTTGGGTTTCGTACCATCCACATTAAGTTCAAAattttggacggtccggattccTTTACAATTGCGACATGTACATGGTTAAAGAGTCACCACCCCTTTTCTAAATGGTGTTAAACTATCATAGGAGTCTGCCCCATATATGGCAGAGAAATGGCCAATGATCATATGGCTGACATTGCTTGGTGGAGGAGAATTTCAAGTTGCTAACTCGTCCACGGTGAGGTCCATCATATGAGCCGTCTCAAGCGATGGGTGTTGGGATTTAtattgcggaatcacacagatacaGATCTAGGATAAAAATCCAAGAGCaataagcaatcacaagagaacacaaagatttaacatggaaaacctttttaggaaaaaaccacgacacaaaacgatggaaatccactatgaaaagaaattacaagagagcggatttacccgattcgaacaacctcgaatctcacccttgctacaccctttagaaaccttaaaacccttttaggaacccttgaaatttttttagaaagctttagaatattttagaatagccctacggacctctatttatagtttaagaaactccacttacgcacttcctttggaaaagtccggaaactgt is a genomic window of Magnolia sinica isolate HGM2019 chromosome 15, MsV1, whole genome shotgun sequence containing:
- the LOC131227368 gene encoding thioredoxin-like 3-1, chloroplastic isoform X2, with translation MAVSAANSHLLYREFHNRDQPQPFNSLCNSISVYGASGISSSLGSDSRKSERRVPRRPRRSEPLKAGAFWQGVSRPTSIELEAITSVEQFDQILSTAKEISQPIIIDWIKFYFVDVNNVPQALVKRGNISKMPTIQLWKDGEMIEEVIGGHKAWLVIDEVKEMIQKHI
- the LOC131227368 gene encoding thioredoxin-like 3-1, chloroplastic isoform X1; the encoded protein is MAVSAANSHLLYREFHNRDQPQPFNSLCNSISVYGASGISSSLGSDSRKSERRVPRRPRRSEPLKAGAFWQGVSRPTSIELEAITSVEQFDQILSTAKEISQPIIIDWMANWCRKCIYLKPKLEKLAAEYEYKIKFYFVDVNNVPQALVKRGNISKMPTIQLWKDGEMIEEVIGGHKAWLVIDEVKEMIQKHI